TCTTCTGACTCACTTTCCTGAATAGTAATTCTTAGAAAGTGGAGACtgtcccctctgtctcttttaaATTAGGCAGCTTCAGAAGGCACAGCGAAATGACAGAAGGCACAGGATTCAAAGCAGCGATCCTCCTGTCTGCTCACTATAAGGCCTCTAGGAGGTTTCTAATAACTTATTCCTATAAACAATAATGAGCTCTCAGGtgagctctgtgtgtttggtctgaggcagcagcagagccaccAGTCCTCCGGTCAGCAGCAGAGCGGACACCAGCAGGATGGGCACGACACAGTTTGAGTCCACCAGCTTTCCAAACGCTATGTTACCCATGATGGCGGCAACTCGGCCCACGCCAGTGAAGAAACCCGAGAGCAGAGGACCTGAAGGACGAAGAGAAACATCAAAACGTGAGCAGCTGTTGGTTATATATACAGAACAGAGGGATAATGTTATGGTAGTTAAGTTAAATGTCAAGCATTAGTAGGGGGTTTATCATTTAAAGGACTTTTGGGGGTTTCAAGATGTCCAAGGATTTTTCTTTATCCTACAGTTTTGCTAGGTGATCCTCCCTTCAAGTTACTGAATTTGAGTTAGGAACCTCTGAACTCCCACACCAGTAATCTGAAAATCCCCAACAGGGTTAATAACGGTGAAATATGTCCTACCCTTATAGGTGCAACAAAAGAGACTCAAAGGAGATGTCACAGTCAGCCAGAGGAACTGAAACCACCTGTGTTCATAGGCTGTAAGGAAACTTACCTCAGCTCTGTCGGGTAGAGCTCTGTTCCCAGCACATCCAGGGAGTTCCAGGCGATCACCGACACGCCGCTGAAGAtgcaggagagaagaagagtcTGGGATTGGGTATGCACCTCGTAGATGAAGAAGACACTGACACTGGACACCATCAGGCTTAAGGCTGCAGACACAACGAGGAGGTGGGTAGATTCAGGGTCAGATATATTCAAAGTATAACACTGGTTGGTACAATATGGATTTAATCTGAAGACTCACACAGTAGAGCCTTTCCTCCCGTGTTGTCCATGATGAGGATGGTGAGGACGTTTCCTGGTAAGTTTGAAGCAGCGATGATGAAGCCCTCCATGTACACTGTCAGATGAGGAAGAGATACAGGTTATTCTGTGGTATTCAGGGGAATGGAGGctttcccagcatgcagtgGGTTAGGACACAATATGTACTgctttatttgacagctttgtAATTttccaggacacacacaccttttgttTTGACCGGGTAGCAGCTTTGGTTGTGGAGCAGAGACGGCAGGGAAGCGTTGGCGCAGGGCGAGCCGCCGTCCTCCTCTATCCTCTTAAACAGCTCGGGGAACCACATCCACAGCCCGTagtaactacacacacacaacacgcacaagcacacacacgtTAATATATCTTAGCTTTTGTACTCAAATGTTACTACTGTTTGTCATATATGGTTTTTACAGGATTGCTGTCTGCTGATTGGTTAGTTCCTCGgctcattttgtgtgtttctagTTGATCTATTTATCCAATTTTCAGGGACATTAGCTCAGTTGATTTAtctctttttgttatttgtttttagttcttAGGATTAGATGAGGTCCATAGTTTAGGCCGTGGCTTCTTGACCTCTCATGTCACATTCCTGAGTTTTTATAAGAACTATCTGATTTTTAAGCAGTCTTGAGTGTTTGCGAATATAAACCAAAAAATGTGTGCGGTAGTTTGGTAAAACGTTGGTTAAGAGGAACATTTTTGGAGCAGTTTTTGCTGTTAAGTCATGATTTCTGGTTGTTTAAGATAATTCTTGCAGTGGTTATCTCCCACTGCGCAGCTGCCTGCTTTAGATTTATCACATCAGCAGTGTTGAAACACGCATGATAAACACAAGCCCTGAACTTTGCACATATCCCTGACAACATGTAGTCTGAAGGAGACCTCCAGTTCCACTACAGATACTCTTTAGTTTACATGCAGACTCATTCTGGGACGACTCACCCGAAGGAGATGCAGTAGAAGACGATGAGCAGGGCGACGCTCCTGGATCTGAGCGGACCTTTAAACATCTGTTTGATGGGCATCACGGCCTGCAAATTCAAACACATaaatcattacaaataaaaatggaaatcaaGTCAAGTCAAACAGGGGAAGTCcagtctgactgtgtgtgaaaTGGTTGTGTGCCAATTCTacaattctaaaatgtaaagCTAAAAAAGCTGACTCTGAGGTCCTCATGGTTGGTCCTGCTTCATTGCTTATTCTTTAGGAgacacaaaatgtcaaagtccagtttacagaggaTGAATTCATTCAGTTTCTTGCTGAAAAGTTGACTAATCCTAAATGAATGTGTTAGATAAAATAACCACTCACTAAACCTTGATAGCAGCTGAACAGAACATGTATTAACAGGTATATGAACTAAGCAGTAATGtccatttttattcaattaGCAAAAAAATGCACATAATAGTGATCTGAAGCGCTCAACCTGGTTTCAGGCGGTTTTAGAGCAAGCAAGGAAAGCAGGTTAATCCAACCATGATACCTCAGGTCAAACTACGACACAGGTTAGATAGTGATAGTGCCTAAGGGGCAATGTAAAAATGCACTTGGGCAACCTCTAACAATCTGGATGTGGAGTTTGTCTGGGTTTATGATGTTACCTTTTTCACCATACTGCcgagtctctctctctgtgaaccCTGAGGTTTGGTCTCCTCCTGTTCTGCTCTTTTCTTGGAGTTGATGCACAAACCAAATTCCTTCAAGAGTTTCAAATGAAAGCGGTCACACTTACAGAAGATCATGTTACTGTAAAATTAAAGAATTCATGataattattttctcattaactTGAAAAATAACTTCCCTTTTCATTTCACCTTTTGCACTACTTCTTTTTCTTTGGCTCAATTATAAGTGTATTTGTACTGTAGACTTTACAACTCATCAGAGCCTTTTTAAGCTTCACACATTGTGCCTCAAAACAATGATAATAAATCATAAAGGCATATAAGAATAAAATGAAGTTCTTACCGGTAAAGACTTTCCCTTTCCTCGCACGTTCAGCTTGAACATCACCTGGAAGACATGGATCGCCTCTTTCTCCAGGCCAGCCTGGAAAAGACAGGACTAAAATCTCAATGTCTGctggaaaagaaaagtgaaGCAGGCAGCAAATACGAGATCTACTCCTCCATTCAAATACCTCCATGAGGAACTTGGGGCTTTCAGGCATGAGCAGCCTGAAGGCCAGGGCTGAGGTGAGGCTGGGAACAGAGCAGAGCACCACAAACAGTCTCCAGCTCTTGAAGTCCAGAGTCCCAGGGAGAAATGAGCCCAGGTTTTTGGAATAATCAACCAGGCCAGACCTGCAGATACAAGAGAAGGAACtattgaacacattttctctttttgataCTGTCACCCCAAGGGGAATAAGCCTAAACCTTTTTGAAGGAGTATATACACTTTGTAAAGGGAAGCTTAGCATGTGACTTAGGTTTCTCATTATACCACACGTGAGCACTTGAGCTTACAACCTTGgtgaatttatatttttaagctGCAAAACtgatgattttttatttatgagtaTTCCCACCTGCTGCCAGGATGTTTCCTGCCATCCAGAAGGTGGCCAGAGCGCTGATCATCGCACCTCTCCTCAGTCGGGGCATGAACTCTGAGAAGTAGGAGAAGATAACAGGGATGGACCCGCCGACACTGCAGAAGGGAAGGAAAACAGAATTCCACCTATGACCCTGTTGGCTGTAGTATGATCTCTCTGAGCACTGAAACATACTTCATTGGGTGTGTTACCGTTAGTTGTACAACTCCAggaaacacaatataaaacatgtgcAAATCCTGTGCTCACCCGATGCCGCTGATGAAccgcagcagcaggaagagccAGAACCACGGAGCCAGGCTGGCCAGACCTCCAAACACCCCGTTGACTGTCAGGGACACCACCAAGACCCGGCGCCGCCCCCTCCGGTCAGCCAAGTACCCCCACATGTAGCCCCCCACCATCATTCCTAGAAAACCAGGAATAATATAAcaacgttagcatttagctcttAGCATTGCTGTGATTTCCTCTAGAGTTGATTTTACAACATTAAATGATCTaggctgatttatttttccatttcaacaTTTTCACTGTATTATCAttttcatgtcaccttaggTATATTAAGTTTAGACCAACAACCTAAAacctatatttatttttccttcacaTCTAGTCTTagccccttttctttttttggacaaataagataactttatttattgtgaataaTTGATAAGGTTGTTTTATCTGTCTATGTTGGTAAATTATTAAAAAGTGCAACTCCCAACATTCCAAATATATTGAATTTACAGTCATacatgacaaagaaaagcagcaaagcCTCATTTGAGgatctgaaaccagagaataTTTGCTCAGTTATGGTAACTCATTTATTAACTGATTGTTATTCACCAAGGAAAATGCTGGCAGTGAGCAGGCCCATGTCTGAGGAGCTGAGCAGCAGATCGCAACGCGCTGTCGGGAGGaggaaagacacacagagaatcTCCACGGCATCGCTTGCATTGGCCCAACCACACACCACCAACAGCAGCCAGTGGAACAACCCAAAACctgaaagcaaaagcagaacAAGGAGTgaataaacaaagagaaaagttATCCGTTAACTCATCATATTAACGGTAATGcagtctgcagctgctgctctgcccATTACTGTCAACACACACCTCAGAATTACATCAGGATGGTTTagcaatgtttttaaatgtcattcgTCAGAAACTGTGAATAATAGTTGATATTTAATGCTTTGcggtactttttaaaatgtggatgaAGCATCTTTTACCCTAAAATCATGTAATCCTCCCTTTTAAACCAAAGAAACAAAACCATCACGTGTAATATTACCTGCTTCCTCTACTGCTTCCTCATACGTTAATCTTCTCTGTGCGCTCTCACCAGCATCATGTGGACTGTTCGATGAACTCCTGTCGAAAATGATTTCacctaaaataaaatcagcaaaaaacagacaaacagtgaAGTGAAACAAAGGTGTCAGCTTAAACAGATATTTAAGAGGTCACAAGACTCTCATTTTGTTGGCGCTATAATTTATATTAACTATGTGTCTAATATTATAGGAAGACTGGGGGCAGAGACTATTTGGTCCCAAACTTGGGGACAGTTGGATTATCTCTATGTGCGGTCTGTTTTGATATGCAACATGTTTTTGCATCTATCCCCAAACCTGTCAGCCATAACACCAACAAATGTGTCGTGTTTTTTGGTGGAAGCAGGATCTAACTAATCTGTCCACAGTCTCCCCAACTATTGAATGTTTATTGGGAATCTGGTAgccttttcattttgaatgGCAATAGTGAGTTAATGCTTGTTATTTAAGACCAGGAGTGAGAGAAGAACTCAGATTTTGTGCTTAAGTGAAAAAAGAAGAACCAGAGCATGGGAAAagttacaagtgaaagtccttcaaaatgttactcaagtaaagaacgAAAGTGTTAGCATCAACATACTTAAAACTAAAACTACTTATTATGCACAATGGCTGTTTTCAGAGTAATATATatgatgtgtttgtattatATGTATTGATGCAttaagtgttatcaaagctggtaaatgtgCAGCATGTTTTAATGACGTTggatactgcagggtagcttgtgaatgtcATCCAGGTGTTACTAAAGTCTTATTAAAGTCTTGATAATATTTCACATCACTAATCAAAATccataaaataactttaaataattgtagtggagtaaaagtacacgat
Above is a genomic segment from Eleginops maclovinus isolate JMC-PN-2008 ecotype Puerto Natales chromosome 2, JC_Emac_rtc_rv5, whole genome shotgun sequence containing:
- the sv2 gene encoding LOW QUALITY PROTEIN: synaptic vesicle glycoprotein 2C (The sequence of the model RefSeq protein was modified relative to this genomic sequence to represent the inferred CDS: inserted 1 base in 1 codon; deleted 1 base in 1 codon): MTRQDVEAREPLLTREHLGPNELESDEGEIIFDRSSSNSPHDAGESAQRRLTYEEAVEEAGFGLFHWLLLVVCGWANASDAVEILCVSFLLPTARCDLLLSSSDMGLLTASIFLGMMVGGYMWGYLADRRGRRRVLVVSLTVNGVFGGLASLAPWFWLFLLLRFISGIGVGGSIPVIFSYFSEFMPRLRRGAMISALATFWMAGNILAAGLAWLIIPKTWAHFSLGXLDFKSWRLFVVLCSVPSLTSALAFRLLMPESPKFLMEAGLEKEAIHVFQVMFKLNVRGKGKSLPEFGLCINSKKRAEQEETKPQGSQRERLGSMVKKAVMPIKQMFKGPLRSRSVALLIVFYCISFGYYGLWMWFPELFKRIEEDGGSPCANASLPSLLHNQSCYPVKTKVYMEGFIIAASNLPGNVLTILIMDNTGGKALLSLSLMVSSVSVFFIYEVHTQSQTLLLSCIFSGVSVIAWNSLDVLGTELYPTELRSSALGFFTGVGRVAAIMGNIAFGKLVDSNCVVPILLVSALLLTGGLVALLLPQTKHTELT